In Triticum urartu cultivar G1812 chromosome 6, Tu2.1, whole genome shotgun sequence, the following proteins share a genomic window:
- the LOC125514980 gene encoding probable LRR receptor-like serine/threonine-protein kinase At3g47570, translating into MPNGSLDRWLHIDVHASQQLQGLTLMQRLNIAVDIADALDYLHNNCEPPIIHCDLKPSNILLNEDLVAHIGDFGLAKILSEPAAEQLINSKSSIGIRGTIGYVAPEYGEGGQVSSCGDVYSFGTVILELFTGMAPTHDMLRDGLTLHKHAENAFTGMLMQIVDPVLLSIEEANLTSLQDGSNTMEHGSNAILSVMKVALSCSNHAPTERMCMRDAAAAIRRITDSYVKNKTN; encoded by the exons ATGCCTAATGGGAGCCTGGATAGGTGGTTACACATTGATGTACATGCATCACAGCAACTGCAAGGTTTGACATTGATGCAGAGATTAAATATTGCAGTTGATATCGCTGATGCATTAGATTATTTGCACAACAACTGTGAACCACCAATAATTCACTGCGACTTGAAGCCAAGCAACATTCTTCTTAACGAGGATTTAGTTGCGCACATTGGGGACTTCGGCCTTGCAAAGATTCTTTCTGAACCAGCAGCGGAGCAGCTGATTAATTCAAAGAGCTCCATTGGAATAAGAGGAACGATTGGATATGTAGCTCCAG AGTATGGCGAAGGTGGTCAAGTTTCTTCATGTGGAGATGTATATAGCTTCGGAACTGTCATCCTCGAGTTGTTTACAGGCATGGCACCAACTCATGATATGCTCAGAGACGGGTTAACCTTGCATAAGCATGCCGAGAATGCATTTACAGGGATGCTAATGCAGATTGTTGATCCAGTACTACTTTCCATTGAAGAAGCCAATCTGACTAGTCTGCAGGATGGAAGCAACACAATGGAACATGGCAGCAATGCCATATTGTCTGTCATGAAGGTTGCGCTATCATGCAGCAATCATGCACCAACAGAGAGGATGTGCATGAGAGATGCTGCTGCTGCGATTCGCAGGATAACGGATAGCTATGTTAAAAATAAGACAAACTGA